In one window of uncultured Draconibacterium sp. DNA:
- a CDS encoding lectin-like protein, with translation MKRTLLATFQKCTIRNFSLKAISSDQHVSVTKSLAITLKSLLLLTVLLCANLGARTQSLSTNDPGNLVANSSNTPVNIGSTVSITTGPTSLTAATVSIAGNFHQGADSLEINNTTSGDYGSFTFSYNSSSGVLTLSGPGTEAQYQDALSQVTFRTNSTSNSARTITFSLNAALPFSGNGHYYEHITATDILWTTARDQAAAKSYFGRKGYLVTVTSQEENDFVAEKLGGAQGWMGANDATNEGAWRWVTGPEGNEDSGAGRLFWNGSAVGYTNWNVGEPNDSEGNEDYGQFVTSGAWNDLSETHVLDDYVVEYGDTPGDMPTQISDNITIEIVTNPTAITGTTTICAGETTELTAQNAQGTVYWYTDGCGTTELGTGNPISVSPLTTTTYYARNNVTGQFSEGCASVTVTVNLLDVYRSAQTGSWTDAANWEQYNGTSWVAATSYPGEISNSCGSPMVIIQATDTLTIPPSATISTPNLTIEADGIVEKDPSASLTISQQLIMDEDADGAIKITSTVD, from the coding sequence ATGAAAAGAACTCTACTTGCTACATTCCAAAAGTGTACCATAAGGAACTTTAGCCTGAAAGCGATTTCATCAGATCAACATGTATCGGTTACTAAATCGCTAGCTATTACGCTCAAATCTTTACTGTTACTTACTGTATTACTTTGTGCCAACCTGGGGGCAAGGACACAATCTTTATCGACTAACGATCCGGGGAATCTGGTTGCGAATTCCTCCAATACCCCTGTTAATATCGGATCAACTGTATCCATTACAACGGGGCCAACGTCGTTAACAGCTGCTACGGTTTCCATTGCAGGCAATTTTCACCAGGGAGCAGATTCTCTGGAAATTAACAACACAACCAGCGGCGACTATGGTTCGTTTACTTTTTCATACAACAGCTCTAGCGGAGTTTTAACGTTAAGCGGACCGGGAACAGAAGCTCAGTATCAGGATGCTTTAAGCCAGGTTACGTTTCGTACAAATTCGACATCAAATAGTGCGCGCACCATTACATTTAGTTTAAATGCGGCATTGCCCTTTAGCGGCAATGGGCATTATTATGAACATATAACCGCAACTGACATTTTATGGACAACCGCTCGTGATCAGGCTGCCGCGAAATCATATTTCGGAAGAAAAGGCTATCTGGTTACAGTAACCTCACAGGAAGAGAATGATTTTGTTGCAGAAAAACTGGGAGGAGCTCAAGGATGGATGGGAGCAAATGACGCTACAAACGAAGGTGCCTGGAGATGGGTTACAGGTCCTGAAGGGAATGAGGATAGTGGAGCAGGGCGACTATTTTGGAACGGAAGTGCAGTAGGTTATACTAACTGGAATGTAGGAGAACCCAACGACTCAGAAGGCAATGAGGATTATGGACAGTTTGTAACAAGCGGCGCATGGAACGACTTGTCAGAGACCCACGTATTGGATGATTATGTTGTTGAATACGGCGATACGCCGGGTGATATGCCGACTCAAATATCAGATAATATTACAATTGAGATAGTTACCAATCCCACAGCAATTACAGGAACAACAACCATTTGCGCGGGAGAAACGACAGAGCTCACTGCCCAAAACGCACAGGGTACGGTGTATTGGTACACTGACGGATGTGGAACCACGGAGCTTGGAACCGGAAATCCCATTAGCGTATCACCACTAACTACCACAACTTACTATGCCCGTAATAATGTAACCGGCCAGTTTAGTGAAGGATGTGCATCGGTAACAGTTACTGTAAACCTACTTGACGTATATCGTTCGGCACAAACTGGCTCATGGACTGATGCTGCCAATTGGGAGCAATACAATGGCACTTCATGGGTAGCTGCTACAAGTTATCCCGGCGAGATTAGTAATAGTTGCGGCTCGCCAATGGTAATCATCCAAGCAACCGATACTTTAACAATTCCTCCTTCGGCAACAATTTCGACACCAAATTTAACCATAGAGGCAGATGGTATAGTTGAAAAAGATCCTTCGGCTAGCCTAACAATTAGCCAGCAGTTAATTATGGACGAAGATGCAGACGGGGCAATTAAAATTACTAGCACAGTTGACTAA
- a CDS encoding DUF4347 domain-containing protein — MKRITTTFSIFVLGLIAFNSLGSQSNPFHLIFIDKSLSDVEFLADNIDLPSSQIIYIDSENYEGLAKVNDEIQKYDNIQSIHIVGHGKPAQLFIGHDNFYGDDIYANGSIFSSWKDHVSADADLLLYGCSIASTIKGKEFVENLSTLTGMDVAASSNLTGQTSLGGDWNLEYAAGNVEIPIAFTSAVKDYAFTLQGLSYADLRNFTTVDEGTAGDGAWSYPDGTGRTAYQENNTSQPVYLLSTETGVINKVFKGTIKVDAGQTDNDDIGFAFGFNGVNDTYIWSWDQGGVAMAERPNGGHLLYHKTSATDFNNVPGTLLGVVDGVSEQWVGGVTYQVEILYTTNRIRIKVDGVEKFDVSVADVAGISQFPAGRFGFYNYSQGNVTFGNQQTAPGSDAPIPPTAQDDSYGMSPNTTLTVDRLEGILKNDYDANLDAFAIVQVSDVSHGGLTLSLEDGSFTYTPTTDYQGADEFTYKLVEEGTGEESAIRTVSFGVIDNNQAPTDIQLSNNQVSEGAPLNAVIGEFTTTDANNPQDEHDYVLTNSDGGNFILSGNKLLVNNSSLTAGDRTIDVTSTDLFGQSFTKSFTISVLNNNIPTSANSTIYTSKNADYTFATSDFPFSDNDAGDTFGGIRIETLETAGDLEYNGSDVFAESIIDDITKLVFRSPADASGTPYSTFTFKIFDSKGGISAESYTMSVNVVDAVTWTGANDTDWNNATNWNPTVIPTAYVDATIPASGVTNFPVVSSATTAIVKNLTNNSTTNNAITVQTGGKLTINGTYNAITNAQIKVE, encoded by the coding sequence ATGAAAAGAATTACAACCACTTTTTCAATTTTTGTACTCGGTCTTATAGCTTTTAATTCGTTAGGCAGTCAATCAAATCCATTTCATTTGATTTTTATCGACAAATCGCTATCCGACGTAGAATTTCTGGCCGACAATATTGATTTGCCATCATCGCAAATTATCTATATTGATTCAGAGAATTATGAAGGATTAGCAAAAGTTAATGATGAGATTCAGAAATATGACAACATTCAATCGATTCATATTGTTGGACATGGGAAACCGGCACAGTTGTTTATTGGACATGATAATTTTTATGGCGATGATATTTATGCCAATGGCTCTATTTTTAGTAGCTGGAAAGATCATGTCTCGGCAGATGCAGATTTACTGCTTTATGGATGTTCGATAGCAAGTACCATCAAAGGTAAAGAATTTGTGGAAAACCTTTCGACTTTGACGGGAATGGACGTTGCCGCATCCTCCAATTTAACAGGACAGACATCACTCGGGGGAGATTGGAACCTGGAATACGCTGCCGGGAACGTTGAAATCCCTATTGCTTTTACATCAGCGGTAAAAGATTATGCATTTACCCTACAAGGACTATCTTATGCCGATTTAAGAAATTTCACAACGGTTGATGAAGGAACTGCTGGCGACGGAGCTTGGTCGTATCCTGATGGTACTGGAAGGACAGCATATCAAGAGAATAATACAAGCCAACCGGTTTACCTTTTGAGCACAGAAACAGGAGTAATTAACAAAGTCTTTAAAGGAACTATTAAAGTAGATGCAGGTCAAACGGATAATGACGACATTGGTTTTGCATTTGGTTTTAATGGTGTAAACGACACCTATATTTGGTCGTGGGACCAGGGAGGTGTTGCTATGGCGGAGCGACCCAATGGAGGCCATTTACTTTATCATAAAACTTCAGCTACAGATTTCAATAACGTTCCGGGCACCTTATTAGGAGTTGTCGATGGTGTTTCAGAACAATGGGTAGGCGGAGTAACCTACCAGGTTGAAATATTATACACCACCAACCGGATACGAATAAAAGTTGACGGAGTTGAAAAATTTGATGTTTCGGTAGCAGATGTGGCAGGTATTTCGCAATTTCCTGCCGGCAGATTTGGATTCTATAATTATTCGCAGGGAAATGTAACTTTTGGAAATCAGCAAACTGCACCCGGTTCAGATGCCCCCATCCCGCCTACTGCTCAAGATGATTCGTATGGAATGTCGCCCAACACAACTTTAACAGTTGACCGCTTAGAAGGGATTCTTAAAAATGATTATGATGCCAATTTGGATGCTTTTGCCATTGTACAAGTTTCAGATGTAAGTCATGGAGGTTTGACTCTAAGCCTTGAAGATGGTAGCTTCACTTACACTCCTACAACTGATTATCAGGGGGCCGACGAATTTACCTATAAACTTGTTGAAGAAGGAACGGGAGAAGAATCTGCCATTCGTACGGTGTCATTCGGAGTAATTGATAACAATCAGGCTCCTACCGATATTCAATTATCAAACAACCAGGTAAGCGAAGGGGCACCTCTAAATGCAGTTATTGGCGAATTTACCACAACAGATGCCAATAATCCACAGGACGAACACGATTATGTATTAACAAACAGCGATGGGGGAAATTTTATCTTAAGCGGGAATAAGTTATTAGTAAATAATTCCTCGCTTACCGCAGGAGACAGGACAATCGACGTAACATCAACTGATTTATTCGGACAATCGTTTACCAAATCTTTTACAATTTCAGTATTAAATAACAACATTCCAACAAGTGCAAATTCAACAATTTACACAAGCAAAAATGCAGATTATACTTTTGCGACAAGCGATTTTCCATTTTCGGATAACGATGCGGGGGATACTTTTGGTGGTATTCGTATTGAAACGTTAGAAACAGCTGGCGACCTTGAGTACAATGGCTCTGACGTTTTTGCTGAATCGATTATTGATGATATTACCAAACTGGTATTTCGTTCTCCTGCTGATGCTTCAGGAACTCCTTATTCAACTTTCACTTTTAAGATATTTGATTCAAAAGGTGGAATAAGTGCTGAATCCTATACAATGAGTGTTAATGTAGTTGATGCGGTTACCTGGACAGGAGCAAACGACACCGACTGGAACAATGCAACAAACTGGAATCCAACAGTTATACCAACAGCATATGTTGATGCAACAATTCCGGCAAGCGGAGTTACAAATTTCCCGGTGGTAAGTTCTGCAACTACTGCGATCGTAAAAAACCTTACTAATAACTCAACAACAAATAATGCGATAACCGTTCAGACAGGCGGAAAGCTAACCATTAATGGTACATACAATGCCATTACAAATGCCCAAATTAAAGTAGAATAA
- a CDS encoding YDG domain-containing protein, which yields MQNYYKNKPFRKAWQLLMLMAGIIFAGSFSSFAQSYDLPIQGNDAVRCGAGELTLEVEWSGATLDPKKVKWYTEPYYGTPIAEGLTYNTGYIEYTHTFFVDYIDDSGCSQCDRLMIRAVIENQVVNPQVIYSTEYFCNSTDAWHTPSIVGSSSGSFSITPSVGSGAFNNTDGSFNSYNLSDGDYDITYQPDVIEGCNSNPVTVTLSVTEAPTPPTISYPLSAYCVSSGVVNIDSQTGASGGSYSATPAGLDIDAETGAITPATSTQGDYTVSYFVPASGGCAPVSATANIRIDAASDGGDAIASNSEISSGGSTTISLSNYVGEIQWQISTDNTNFSDLTGETSANYNTELLTETTYYRAKVTNGVCSFDYSTTATVTVSEASIAGTATATPSEICDGSTTLLALTGYTGNIQWQNNETGAFVDIPGATSDSYTTAALSITTPGTDRTVKYRAVVTNGLSAPDISDELSITIRPNPQPGIVLGDEICSASDGTVTVFDYLGDAIQWQSSTTEGGTYTDIEGATSDTYTETSMSSTTYYRAKITNGPCNEIYTDPVAIVVYPPSIAGTATTSQDQICTGGTADITLTGYTGSVTWEYQAPGGEWTYAGGSDAFTTNALTAVGTHKYQATVKSGNCVEAISSVVNIVVVPQPSWTNYTAPSGTITYGESVSFDVEIADGLGGTIAWIRSTTSGGAGETVTSPDTPDAVGTYYYRPTYTPSGENCSLADGTEYTVVVEQKELTVSNATVTTKTYDGNTDASITGATLAGLVLGDTEDTHVSLDNDGSGSFASANAGTHSVTTSMTISGAKAGNYTLAQPSLSGEITQLQLTADTPSLTTSKVYDGNTTAAVTAGSLTNIVGTDEVSINTTTATYDDKNVGTNKAITVTYTITGAQANNYLAPVDYEVTTGEISALQLTASDPTITKSKVYDGNTTANVTDAGSLTNEVSSENVTISSTTANYDNADIGTGKTITVVYTIGGDDAGNYSAPNNFSVTDGVITEPIIQVLSTSGSITGAAYTTLKAAYDKINDGSHQGDITIKIYQSISDENATATLNQSGVGSANYTSITIIAANNISVSGAANPLIILGSNE from the coding sequence ATGCAAAATTATTACAAGAACAAACCATTTCGGAAAGCATGGCAACTGCTAATGCTTATGGCCGGAATAATTTTTGCCGGGAGTTTTTCCTCCTTTGCACAAAGCTACGATTTGCCCATACAGGGGAACGATGCTGTACGTTGCGGGGCTGGCGAGCTAACCCTGGAAGTAGAATGGTCGGGTGCAACACTCGATCCCAAAAAGGTAAAATGGTATACCGAGCCCTATTACGGTACACCCATCGCTGAGGGTTTAACCTACAACACCGGTTACATTGAATATACCCATACCTTTTTCGTGGATTATATCGACGACAGTGGCTGTAGCCAATGCGACCGATTAATGATACGGGCGGTAATCGAAAATCAAGTTGTCAATCCGCAGGTCATTTATTCCACCGAATATTTCTGCAACTCAACAGATGCATGGCATACTCCTTCAATTGTAGGTTCATCAAGCGGAAGTTTTTCAATAACACCAAGCGTTGGTAGCGGTGCATTTAATAATACTGATGGATCTTTCAACTCTTATAACCTTAGTGATGGAGATTACGATATTACTTATCAACCAGATGTAATTGAAGGATGCAACAGTAATCCGGTAACTGTAACACTTTCTGTTACTGAAGCACCAACTCCTCCTACCATTTCTTACCCTTTATCAGCCTACTGTGTTAGCAGTGGAGTGGTTAACATTGATAGCCAAACCGGTGCAAGCGGAGGAAGCTATTCTGCTACTCCTGCCGGACTTGATATTGATGCAGAAACAGGTGCGATAACTCCTGCAACGAGTACACAAGGAGATTACACCGTAAGTTATTTCGTTCCTGCTTCAGGAGGATGCGCACCTGTTTCAGCAACCGCAAACATACGTATCGATGCCGCTTCGGATGGTGGAGATGCAATAGCCTCAAACAGCGAAATTAGCTCGGGTGGAAGTACCACAATTTCATTAAGTAATTATGTAGGAGAAATACAGTGGCAAATTAGCACCGACAATACCAACTTCTCTGATTTAACAGGAGAAACCTCGGCAAACTACAACACAGAACTTTTAACTGAAACAACCTATTATAGGGCCAAAGTTACCAACGGAGTTTGCTCATTCGATTACTCAACAACAGCTACCGTAACTGTAAGTGAGGCATCTATTGCAGGAACAGCAACAGCAACACCGTCTGAAATATGCGATGGTTCAACAACTTTATTAGCACTTACAGGCTACACTGGAAATATCCAATGGCAGAATAACGAAACAGGAGCTTTTGTTGATATCCCGGGAGCTACATCCGATAGCTACACAACAGCCGCATTGTCTATAACAACTCCCGGAACCGACAGAACTGTAAAATACCGGGCAGTGGTTACCAATGGGCTAAGTGCTCCCGACATTTCAGATGAATTAAGCATTACAATCAGACCAAACCCACAACCGGGAATTGTTTTAGGTGATGAAATTTGTTCAGCAAGCGATGGAACAGTTACCGTTTTTGATTATTTGGGCGATGCTATACAATGGCAAAGCAGCACTACTGAAGGCGGAACTTATACCGACATTGAGGGAGCAACTTCTGATACTTACACCGAAACCTCAATGAGCTCAACAACCTACTACCGGGCAAAAATTACCAACGGTCCTTGCAATGAGATATATACCGATCCGGTAGCGATCGTAGTTTACCCACCTTCAATAGCAGGAACAGCTACAACATCACAGGATCAGATTTGTACTGGTGGCACAGCCGATATTACCCTCACAGGCTACACAGGATCTGTAACCTGGGAATACCAGGCGCCAGGTGGTGAGTGGACCTATGCTGGTGGCTCTGATGCCTTTACAACAAATGCATTAACTGCCGTCGGTACTCATAAATACCAGGCAACTGTAAAATCGGGTAATTGTGTTGAGGCAATATCAAGCGTTGTTAACATTGTAGTTGTACCGCAACCAAGCTGGACAAACTATACTGCACCAAGTGGTACAATTACGTATGGCGAATCGGTGTCATTCGATGTTGAAATTGCCGATGGACTTGGGGGCACAATTGCATGGATTCGTTCAACAACATCGGGTGGAGCTGGCGAAACGGTTACTAGCCCCGACACACCCGACGCCGTTGGAACCTACTACTACAGACCAACTTATACGCCTAGCGGTGAAAACTGCAGTTTAGCTGATGGCACTGAGTACACCGTTGTTGTTGAACAAAAAGAACTAACAGTTAGCAACGCCACAGTAACAACAAAAACCTATGATGGAAATACCGATGCAAGTATTACGGGAGCTACGCTCGCCGGACTTGTACTGGGAGATACAGAAGACACACATGTTTCACTCGACAATGATGGCTCGGGTAGTTTTGCAAGCGCAAATGCAGGAACACATTCTGTAACTACATCCATGACCATCTCAGGTGCTAAGGCAGGAAACTATACCTTAGCACAACCTAGCCTAAGTGGCGAAATTACGCAACTACAATTAACAGCAGACACCCCATCACTTACTACATCTAAAGTTTACGATGGAAACACTACGGCAGCCGTTACTGCCGGAAGCTTAACAAATATTGTAGGTACTGACGAGGTTAGCATAAATACAACCACAGCAACATACGACGACAAGAACGTAGGAACAAATAAAGCCATTACGGTTACTTACACCATTACCGGGGCACAAGCAAATAACTATTTGGCTCCTGTAGACTATGAAGTAACTACAGGAGAAATTTCGGCCCTGCAATTAACGGCAAGCGATCCAACAATAACCAAATCGAAAGTTTATGATGGAAATACTACCGCAAATGTTACCGATGCTGGCAGTTTAACAAACGAAGTAAGCAGCGAAAATGTGACTATCAGTAGTACAACAGCAAACTACGACAATGCTGATATTGGTACTGGCAAAACAATAACTGTTGTGTATACAATTGGAGGCGATGATGCAGGCAATTATTCTGCACCAAACAATTTTTCAGTTACTGATGGTGTAATTACCGAACCAATTATTCAGGTTCTCAGCACCTCTGGTTCAATAACAGGAGCTGCATACACCACACTTAAAGCAGCCTACGATAAGATTAATGATGGTTCTCACCAGGGAGATATAACGATTAAGATCTATCAAAGTATTTCGGATGAAAATGCAACTGCAACACTTAATCAAAGTGGCGTGGGAAGTGCAAATTACACATCGA